A section of the Schistosoma haematobium chromosome ZW, whole genome shotgun sequence genome encodes:
- the RBMX2_1 gene encoding RNA-binding motif protein, X-linked 2, variant 2 (EggNog:ENOG410VEA4~COG:J), whose protein sequence is MNPITNAKNQNLMNEKELSLGHTGTVSSWHRQYKDSAWIYVGGLHYDLTEGDVICVFSQYGEIVNINLVRDKKTGVSKGFAFVCYEDQRRGRIIRVDHVEKYRVPKDGVLDVGHMDKKPEHKRPTDSVSEFVKEHGCGPEVMKQLKKIQQEQDEAEKRRLEAIQKRNGREKRHNPESRSRENGESRHRENREPRLRENREPHSETKREDTSQRNSPRRLRNPSPSPPRKVSIKAEPPSPPRPFR, encoded by the exons ATGAATCCAATTACGAATGCCAAAAATCAGAATTTAATGAATGAGAAGGAGTTATCGCTCGGTCACACAGGGACAGTTAGCAGTTGGCATAGACAGTACAAAGATTCGGCTTGGATCTATGTGGGTGGTTTACATTACGATCTCACTGAAGGTGATGTTATTTGTGTTTTTTCTCAGTATGGTGAGATTGTTAATATCAATTTAGTTCGGGATAAAAAGACAGGTGTGTCAAAGGGATTTGCATTTGTGTGTTATGAAGATCAAAGAA GAGGTCGTATAATCCGAGTAGACCATGTCGAAAAATATCGAGTACCAAAGGACGGAGTTCTTGATGTTGGACATATGGATAAAAAGCCAGAGCACAAACGACCTACTGACTCTGTTTCGGAATTTGTTAAAGAGCATGGATGTGGTCCAGAAGTGATGAAACAACTGAAAAAAATTCAACAGGAACAAGACGAGGCAGAGAAGCGACGCCTCGAAGCTATTCAGAAGCGGAATGGTCGGGAGAAACGTCATAATCCAGAGTCAAGATCTAGAGAAAATGGAGAGTCAAGACATAGAGAGAATCGAGAGCCAAGGCTTAGGGAAAACAGAGAACCTCATTCAGAAACAAAAAGGGAAGACACTAGTCAAAGGAACTCTCCGAGACGCCTACGCAATCCAAGTCCTTCCCCACCGCGCAAAGTCTCTATTAAGGCGGAGCCCCCTAGTCCACCAAGACCATTCCGCTAA
- the RBMX2_1 gene encoding RNA-binding motif protein, X-linked 2 (EggNog:ENOG410VEA4~COG:J) produces the protein MNPITNAKNQNLMNEKELSLGHTGTVSSWHRQYKDSAWIYVGGLHYDLTEGDVICVFSQYGEIVNINLVRDKKTGVSKGFAFVCYEDQRSTVLATDNLNGIKLGGRIIRVDHVEKYRVPKDGVLDVGHMDKKPEHKRPTDSVSEFVKEHGCGPEVMKQLKKIQQEQDEAEKRRLEAIQKRNGREKRHNPESRSRENGESRHRENREPRLRENREPHSETKREDTSQRNSPRRLRNPSPSPPRKVSIKAEPPSPPRPFR, from the coding sequence ATGAATCCAATTACGAATGCCAAAAATCAGAATTTAATGAATGAGAAGGAGTTATCGCTCGGTCACACAGGGACAGTTAGCAGTTGGCATAGACAGTACAAAGATTCGGCTTGGATCTATGTGGGTGGTTTACATTACGATCTCACTGAAGGTGATGTTATTTGTGTTTTTTCTCAGTATGGTGAGATTGTTAATATCAATTTAGTTCGGGATAAAAAGACAGGTGTGTCAAAGGGATTTGCATTTGTGTGTTATGAAGATCAAAGAAGTACTGTTCTAGCTACTGATAATTTAAATGGAATAAAATTAGGAGGTCGTATAATCCGAGTAGACCATGTCGAAAAATATCGAGTACCAAAGGACGGAGTTCTTGATGTTGGACATATGGATAAAAAGCCAGAGCACAAACGACCTACTGACTCTGTTTCGGAATTTGTTAAAGAGCATGGATGTGGTCCAGAAGTGATGAAACAACTGAAAAAAATTCAACAGGAACAAGACGAGGCAGAGAAGCGACGCCTCGAAGCTATTCAGAAGCGGAATGGTCGGGAGAAACGTCATAATCCAGAGTCAAGATCTAGAGAAAATGGAGAGTCAAGACATAGAGAGAATCGAGAGCCAAGGCTTAGGGAAAACAGAGAACCTCATTCAGAAACAAAAAGGGAAGACACTAGTCAAAGGAACTCTCCGAGACGCCTACGCAATCCAAGTCCTTCCCCACCGCGCAAAGTCTCTATTAAGGCGGAGCCCCCTAGTCCACCAAGACCATTCCGCTAA